One stretch of Halobaculum marinum DNA includes these proteins:
- a CDS encoding amidohydrolase family protein gives MSDTTGEGGSVVVRGGTVHTQTERGTVEGDVLVVDGEVAAVGEVDAPADATEVDATGMQVTPGLIDAHSHAGMAEWGEPEDGDFNEGTSATTPHVNALDGFHPRDEELKGAFQNGVTTVSARMGSGNVIGGIICSMKTYGRVADRMLIAEDGMKAAMGENPKRFHGEREGRQPSTRPGVAATLRQEFMATEDYIEARDHAAENGEPFERDLGRENLARVIEGDLPLRVHAHRSDDIVTVFRIAEEFGIDALSIEHATEGHVVAEEFAARDVPAIVGPSFSSASKYELRNITFETPAILHEAGVTVAIQTDAPVIPQQHLDVCVGLAVREGFPEEAALDAVTTNPAEILGIRDRVGDLAEGTDGDLVVWDGPFHEVGTRSQHVVVDGEVVFDRERDDVDPREEYEW, from the coding sequence ATGAGCGACACGACAGGCGAGGGCGGGAGCGTCGTCGTCCGCGGCGGGACAGTCCACACGCAGACCGAGCGCGGAACGGTCGAGGGCGACGTGCTCGTCGTCGACGGTGAGGTCGCCGCCGTCGGCGAGGTCGACGCACCGGCGGACGCGACCGAGGTCGACGCGACCGGGATGCAGGTGACGCCCGGGTTGATCGACGCCCACAGCCACGCCGGGATGGCCGAGTGGGGCGAACCGGAGGACGGCGACTTCAACGAGGGGACGAGCGCGACGACGCCGCACGTGAACGCCTTAGACGGCTTCCACCCGCGCGACGAAGAGCTGAAGGGCGCGTTCCAGAACGGCGTCACCACCGTCTCCGCGCGGATGGGGTCGGGCAACGTCATCGGCGGCATCATCTGCTCGATGAAGACGTACGGGAGGGTCGCCGACCGGATGCTCATCGCCGAGGACGGCATGAAGGCCGCGATGGGCGAGAACCCCAAGCGCTTCCACGGCGAACGCGAGGGTCGCCAGCCGTCCACCCGCCCGGGCGTCGCCGCCACGCTCCGGCAGGAGTTCATGGCGACGGAGGACTACATCGAGGCCCGCGACCACGCCGCCGAGAACGGCGAGCCGTTCGAGCGCGACCTCGGGCGGGAGAACCTCGCCCGCGTCATCGAGGGCGACCTCCCGCTGCGCGTCCACGCTCACCGCTCTGACGACATCGTCACCGTGTTCCGCATCGCCGAGGAGTTCGGCATCGACGCACTCTCCATCGAACACGCGACGGAGGGGCACGTCGTCGCCGAGGAGTTCGCCGCCCGGGACGTGCCCGCCATCGTCGGGCCGTCGTTCTCGTCGGCCTCGAAGTACGAACTCCGCAACATCACCTTCGAGACGCCGGCCATCCTCCACGAGGCGGGCGTCACGGTCGCCATCCAGACGGACGCTCCGGTGATCCCCCAGCAGCACCTCGACGTCTGTGTCGGCCTCGCGGTCCGCGAGGGGTTCCCCGAGGAGGCGGCACTCGACGCCGTGACGACGAACCCTGCGGAGATTCTCGGCATCCGCGACCGCGTCGGCGACCTCGCAGAGGGCACCGACGGCGACCTCGTCGTGTGGGACGGCCCGTTCCACGAGGTCGGCACGCGGAGCCAGCACGTCGTCGTCGACGGCGAGGTCGTGTTCGACCGCGAGCGCGACGACGTGGACCCGCGCGAGGAGTACGAGTGGTGA
- a CDS encoding tRNA pseudouridine(54/55) synthase Pus10, producing MTDADAEAAADERDGGDFDDVLEAARGLLASGPLCDHCLGRPFAERSFGLGNHERGHGLRVAVALEDDADYEPGAAGDCWVCEGVFERVDEFAERAADAVADYEYATYQVGTRVPPLAEENDRLLREDAGMDPDAGEPLRKELNREVGKRVGQVTGTAVDFDRPHVQFLLDVDADAVEATVNSAHVYGRYRKLERDIPQTEWPCSDCRGSGRQGREPCDTCDGSGYLYPESVQQLTAPVVEDVMEGVDSTFHGAGREDVDALMLGTGRPFVIEVDEPRRREINVRRLESDINAFADGKVEVEGLRLCSHEMVARVKELDATKRYRAAVEFGADVSEDDLAAAVAELDGATIEQYTPNRVDHRRASMTRTRVAREVTGELEDPRHATVDVHGDGGLYIKELISGDEGRTEPSLAGLLGVDAVVTELDVLAVEGEDEAFEQPEFFLEDGRGDGDDADDDGTEHDEA from the coding sequence ATGACCGACGCAGACGCCGAGGCCGCCGCCGACGAACGCGACGGCGGCGACTTCGACGACGTGCTGGAGGCCGCTCGCGGACTGCTCGCGAGCGGCCCGCTGTGTGACCACTGTCTGGGCCGCCCGTTCGCAGAGCGCTCCTTCGGGTTGGGTAACCACGAGCGCGGCCACGGCCTCCGGGTCGCCGTCGCCCTCGAAGACGACGCCGACTACGAACCGGGCGCCGCGGGCGACTGCTGGGTGTGCGAGGGCGTGTTCGAGCGCGTCGACGAGTTCGCCGAGCGCGCCGCCGACGCCGTCGCCGACTACGAGTACGCCACCTACCAGGTCGGCACCCGCGTCCCGCCGCTCGCGGAGGAGAACGACCGCCTGCTCCGCGAGGACGCCGGGATGGACCCCGACGCGGGCGAGCCGCTGCGCAAGGAACTGAACCGCGAGGTGGGCAAGCGCGTCGGGCAGGTCACCGGCACCGCCGTCGACTTCGACCGCCCGCACGTGCAGTTCCTCCTCGACGTCGACGCCGACGCCGTGGAGGCGACGGTCAACTCCGCGCACGTGTACGGTCGCTACCGGAAGCTGGAGCGCGACATCCCGCAGACCGAGTGGCCCTGCTCGGACTGCCGCGGCTCCGGGCGGCAGGGTCGAGAGCCGTGCGACACCTGCGACGGCTCCGGCTACCTGTACCCGGAGAGCGTCCAGCAACTGACCGCGCCCGTCGTCGAGGACGTGATGGAGGGCGTCGACTCGACGTTCCACGGCGCCGGTCGCGAGGACGTGGACGCGCTGATGCTCGGCACTGGCCGCCCGTTCGTGATCGAGGTCGACGAGCCACGGCGGAGGGAAATCAACGTACGGCGGCTCGAATCGGACATCAACGCCTTCGCCGACGGGAAAGTCGAGGTGGAGGGCTTGCGCCTGTGCTCCCACGAGATGGTCGCCCGCGTGAAGGAACTCGACGCGACGAAGCGCTACCGCGCGGCGGTCGAGTTCGGCGCCGACGTGAGCGAAGACGACCTCGCGGCGGCGGTCGCCGAGTTGGACGGCGCGACCATCGAGCAGTACACCCCGAACCGCGTCGACCACCGCCGGGCGTCGATGACGCGGACCCGCGTTGCTCGCGAGGTCACGGGCGAGTTGGAGGACCCCCGCCACGCGACCGTCGACGTGCACGGCGACGGCGGCCTCTACATCAAGGAGTTGATCAGCGGCGACGAGGGGCGCACGGAGCCGAGCCTCGCCGGCCTGCTCGGCGTCGACGCGGTGGTGACGGAACTGGACGTGCTCGCCGTCGAGGGCGAAGACGAGGCGTTCGAGCAGCCCGAGTTTTTCTTGGAAGACGGTCGCGGCGACGGTGACGACGCGGACGACGACGGCACCGAGCACGACGAGGCGTAA
- a CDS encoding preprotein translocase subunit SecD, with product MSAWGSAKENWRVVLLVAMLVLSTVFLFAPGIGAGSGGGTTNGTTGGPVAESSGVTNLQYGLELSGGTRIRAPLAGVHATDVDFGGQNASTVESRVAAELSGVDVTDVTARPPGTYTQQDVTQQTATVELTTEDATTDELAGALDAAGYGYEAVQEGVTDVTIQQAVVVLRSKVNEAGLSGGSVRTVESGGENFVLIEVPNEDRSEVVDLVDSRGTVRIVVYHPVQQNNTTTYVNTTAITQEQFQSVGTARQDDSGGAFVSVAVREEAAPSVQRTFVDTNVAQPGGSDCRYESNPQSTEPCILVVRDGAVVSSFGMDGGLANSMQSGEWANNPTFILTTGSGQAAFERAQEVSVDLRAGALPAPLALDEGTTTTVTASQGESFRTDSLIIGLLAVLTVAGVVFLRYGRPQVAAPMVVTALSEVVVLLGFAAFIRYPLDLSVIAGFIAVIGTGVDDLVIIADEVMSEGDVNSRRVFESRFRKAFWVIGAAAATTIIAMSPLAVLSLGDLQGFAIFTILGVLVGVLITRPAYGDILRALLTDR from the coding sequence ATGAGCGCGTGGGGCTCCGCCAAGGAGAACTGGCGCGTCGTCCTCCTCGTCGCGATGCTCGTGCTGTCGACGGTGTTCCTGTTCGCCCCCGGCATCGGCGCCGGGTCGGGCGGCGGGACGACGAACGGCACGACCGGCGGCCCAGTCGCCGAGTCGAGCGGGGTCACCAACCTCCAGTACGGCCTCGAACTCTCCGGCGGCACGCGCATCCGCGCGCCGCTGGCCGGTGTCCACGCGACCGACGTCGACTTCGGCGGGCAGAACGCCTCGACCGTCGAGTCGCGCGTGGCCGCCGAGTTGTCCGGCGTCGACGTGACCGACGTGACCGCGCGACCGCCGGGCACCTACACCCAGCAGGACGTCACCCAGCAGACCGCGACCGTGGAGTTGACGACTGAGGATGCGACCACCGACGAACTCGCGGGTGCGCTCGACGCGGCCGGCTACGGCTACGAAGCGGTGCAGGAGGGCGTCACCGACGTGACGATCCAACAGGCGGTCGTCGTCTTACGGTCGAAGGTGAACGAGGCAGGGCTCTCCGGCGGGTCCGTCCGAACCGTCGAGAGCGGCGGGGAGAACTTCGTCCTCATCGAGGTGCCCAACGAGGACCGCTCGGAGGTCGTCGACCTCGTCGACTCGCGCGGGACCGTCCGCATCGTCGTCTACCACCCGGTCCAGCAGAACAACACCACGACGTACGTGAACACGACTGCGATCACCCAAGAGCAGTTCCAGAGCGTCGGGACGGCACGCCAGGACGACTCCGGCGGTGCGTTCGTCTCGGTCGCAGTCCGCGAGGAGGCGGCTCCGTCGGTCCAGCGCACGTTCGTCGACACGAACGTCGCTCAGCCCGGCGGCAGCGACTGTCGCTACGAGTCGAACCCGCAGTCGACCGAGCCGTGTATCCTCGTCGTCCGCGACGGCGCAGTGGTCTCCTCGTTCGGCATGGACGGCGGCCTCGCGAACTCCATGCAGTCGGGCGAGTGGGCGAACAACCCGACGTTCATCTTGACGACCGGCTCCGGCCAGGCCGCGTTCGAGCGCGCCCAGGAGGTATCGGTCGACCTGCGCGCCGGTGCGCTGCCGGCGCCGCTCGCGCTCGACGAGGGGACGACCACCACCGTCACCGCCTCGCAGGGTGAGTCGTTCCGCACGGACTCGCTGATCATCGGCCTGCTCGCGGTGCTCACCGTCGCGGGCGTCGTGTTCCTCCGGTACGGGCGCCCACAGGTGGCCGCGCCGATGGTCGTCACGGCGCTGTCTGAGGTCGTCGTGCTCCTCGGATTCGCGGCGTTCATCCGCTACCCGCTCGACCTCTCGGTCATCGCCGGCTTCATCGCCGTCATCGGGACCGGGGTCGACGACCTCGTGATCATCGCCGACGAGGTGATGAGCGAGGGCGACGTGAACTCCCGACGCGTCTTCGAGTCGCGCTTCCGCAAGGCGTTCTGGGTCATCGGCGCTGCCGCCGCGACGACCATCATCGCGATGTCGCCGCTGGCGGTGCTGTCGCTGGGCGACCTGCAGGGCTTCGCCATCTTCACCATCCTCGGCGTGCTCGTCGGGGTGTTGATCACCCGGCCTGCGTACGGTGACATCCTCCGTGCGCTGTTGACCGACCGCTGA
- a CDS encoding MFS transporter yields the protein MTDTNTPPDADPDDAYSERQVRTVVLSLVAGVFFGGMGGGVAFPTIPALGSVLGIAPFLVGAILSINRFTRLLMSTPAGDVLDRLGTRRPMIAGFVVQGLVPFGYLVGLNPPLGLSSATVFLVSRAAWGVGSAFVFVGAFSTVTHVTTPANRGRWVGYMRGGQSLGFPTGLVLGGIVTELYGYGEAFAVAGAAGLFAAAVAYRVLPNVSPDAGGGSRLRDVPALVRADPRIGAVGTVNFTIRFLYAGVLLSTIVLYTDANDISLGGLAGTGTSGVVMAVSVLALSASNLAVGRLSDSLGRTTTVVPGLAVFGAGFALAALVPTAPGVLGGVALVGAGAGLTGPPLLAYLGDIAPGGDVGKLGGVYNVFGDLGSTLGPLVALPLAAEIGLSGEYLACAGLVVVAGVIAATTLRDDSATDAAAVPDD from the coding sequence GTGACCGACACGAACACCCCACCCGATGCGGACCCCGACGACGCGTACTCGGAGCGGCAGGTGCGGACGGTCGTGCTCAGCCTCGTGGCCGGCGTGTTCTTCGGCGGGATGGGCGGCGGCGTCGCGTTCCCGACCATCCCGGCGCTCGGGAGCGTGCTCGGCATCGCGCCGTTCCTCGTCGGCGCCATCCTCTCGATCAACCGCTTCACGCGCCTGCTCATGTCGACGCCGGCGGGCGACGTGCTCGACCGGCTGGGCACGCGCCGCCCGATGATCGCGGGGTTCGTCGTCCAGGGGCTCGTCCCGTTCGGCTACCTCGTGGGGCTCAACCCCCCGTTGGGGCTGTCGTCGGCGACGGTGTTCCTCGTCTCCAGAGCGGCGTGGGGCGTCGGCTCGGCGTTCGTGTTCGTCGGCGCGTTCTCGACGGTGACGCACGTGACGACGCCGGCGAACCGGGGGCGGTGGGTCGGCTACATGCGCGGCGGGCAGAGCCTCGGCTTCCCCACGGGGCTGGTGCTCGGCGGCATCGTCACGGAACTGTACGGCTACGGCGAGGCGTTCGCCGTCGCCGGCGCCGCGGGGTTGTTCGCCGCGGCGGTCGCCTACCGCGTGCTCCCGAACGTCTCCCCCGACGCCGGCGGCGGGAGTCGCCTGCGCGACGTGCCGGCGCTCGTGCGCGCGGACCCCCGAATCGGCGCCGTCGGCACGGTCAACTTCACGATCCGCTTCCTGTACGCGGGCGTCCTGCTGTCGACGATCGTGTTGTACACCGACGCCAACGACATCTCGCTGGGCGGCCTCGCGGGCACGGGCACCAGCGGCGTCGTGATGGCCGTCTCCGTGCTCGCGCTGTCGGCGTCGAACCTCGCGGTCGGGCGCCTCTCCGACAGCCTCGGGCGGACCACGACCGTCGTGCCCGGCCTCGCCGTCTTCGGCGCCGGCTTCGCGCTGGCGGCGCTGGTGCCCACCGCACCGGGGGTGCTCGGCGGCGTCGCGCTCGTCGGCGCGGGTGCGGGGCTCACCGGGCCGCCGCTGCTCGCGTACCTCGGCGACATCGCCCCCGGCGGCGACGTGGGGAAACTCGGGGGCGTGTACAACGTGTTCGGCGACCTCGGCTCGACGCTCGGGCCGCTGGTCGCGCTCCCGCTGGCCGCTGAGATCGGACTGTCCGGCGAGTACCTCGCGTGCGCTGGGCTGGTGGTGGTGGCGGGGGTGATCGCCGCGACGACGCTGCGCGACGACTCGGCGACTGACGCGGCGGCGGTGCCCGACGACTGA
- the secF gene encoding protein translocase subunit SecF, translating to MVRFEVPEVDYTRYSNRQLAAVPLAVLAVALLVIGGFYAATGAPVDPGLDFTGGTELRLGVDAPSDAQARDQIDSAFASTPDSIQRIQGENVYVVTFEASEATAGDLEAQADDAGFTVRSVDSVSASFGSGTQTQALLGVAAAFVGMAALVFAMFRTFVPSIAVVVSAFSDIVIPVALMNLLGIELTLGTVAALLMLIGYSVDSDILLNNHILRRSGDFYESTHRAMRTGVTMTLTSLAAMAVMALVATLFGIGLLSSIGIILVFGLAADLMNTYLLNVSLLRWYKYEGVAR from the coding sequence ATGGTTCGATTCGAGGTACCGGAAGTCGATTACACCCGGTACAGCAACCGGCAACTCGCGGCGGTTCCGCTCGCGGTGTTGGCCGTGGCCCTCCTCGTCATCGGCGGGTTCTACGCGGCGACCGGCGCGCCGGTCGACCCGGGACTGGACTTCACCGGCGGGACGGAGCTCCGACTCGGCGTCGACGCGCCGAGTGACGCACAGGCACGCGACCAGATCGATTCGGCGTTCGCCTCGACGCCGGACTCGATCCAGCGTATCCAGGGAGAGAACGTGTACGTCGTCACCTTCGAGGCGTCGGAGGCGACCGCCGGCGACCTGGAGGCGCAGGCCGACGACGCCGGCTTCACCGTCCGGTCGGTCGACTCGGTGTCCGCGTCGTTCGGCTCGGGCACCCAGACGCAGGCGCTGTTAGGCGTCGCTGCGGCGTTCGTCGGGATGGCGGCGCTGGTGTTCGCGATGTTCCGGACGTTCGTGCCGAGCATCGCCGTCGTCGTCTCTGCGTTCTCCGACATCGTGATCCCGGTGGCGCTGATGAACCTGCTCGGGATCGAACTCACGCTCGGGACGGTCGCGGCGCTGTTGATGCTCATCGGGTACTCCGTGGACTCGGACATCCTGCTGAACAACCACATCCTCCGTCGGTCGGGTGACTTCTACGAGTCCACCCACCGCGCGATGCGCACCGGCGTGACGATGACGCTCACGTCGCTGGCGGCGATGGCCGTGATGGCCTTGGTCGCCACGCTGTTCGGCATCGGCCTCCTGTCGAGCATCGGGATCATCCTGGTGTTCGGGCTGGCGGCGGACCTGATGAACACGTACCTGCTGAACGTGTCGCTGCTTCGCTGGTACAAGTACGAGGGGGTGGCCCGATGA
- a CDS encoding DICT sensory domain-containing protein — MVLDAQFRTLASAVPSDRRLAVVRRDGGTPLDSMLRRLFADQPVSVSTDATAGTTTGDDDVAVLVEDGEVLATSPLAALERAILLVNSDLYKTGTLRLADADLPSVLTGLADVPFRLRGYPLAHKEKLLLIAMSRQIELRAARADAGELHASFQQLSRIDDEVGTRRTYEHLAATDVDVHVYGEPDWNPERPLDVTAHAGYGAGYSDSWFVVFDPPADAVGPHTTPVGLLALEAEPRVWEGIWTFRPDAVAELASVIRRKL; from the coding sequence ATGGTGCTGGACGCCCAGTTTCGGACGCTCGCGTCCGCGGTTCCCTCGGACCGCCGCCTCGCGGTGGTTCGACGCGACGGCGGCACGCCGCTCGACTCGATGTTGCGCCGACTGTTCGCCGACCAACCGGTGTCTGTCAGCACCGACGCCACCGCCGGCACGACGACCGGCGACGACGACGTGGCTGTGCTCGTCGAGGACGGCGAGGTGCTCGCGACCTCGCCGCTGGCGGCGCTGGAACGTGCGATCCTCCTCGTCAACTCCGACCTCTACAAGACGGGAACGCTTCGGCTCGCCGACGCCGACCTCCCGTCGGTGTTGACCGGGCTGGCGGACGTGCCGTTCCGGCTCCGCGGCTATCCGCTCGCACACAAGGAGAAACTGCTCCTCATCGCGATGAGCCGCCAGATCGAACTCCGAGCGGCACGCGCCGACGCCGGCGAACTCCACGCCTCCTTCCAACAGCTCTCGCGGATCGACGACGAGGTCGGCACTCGACGCACGTACGAACACCTCGCCGCCACCGACGTCGACGTCCACGTGTACGGCGAACCCGACTGGAACCCCGAGCGCCCTCTCGACGTGACCGCCCACGCCGGCTACGGCGCCGGCTACAGCGACTCGTGGTTCGTCGTGTTCGACCCGCCCGCCGACGCGGTGGGGCCGCACACGACGCCCGTCGGACTACTCGCGCTGGAGGCGGAGCCGCGCGTGTGGGAGGGGATCTGGACGTTCCGCCCCGACGCGGTCGCGGAGTTGGCGTCGGTCATCCGACGGAAGCTGTAG
- a CDS encoding DUF5812 family protein, which yields MTDRDPDDSELDAIRDALASATDDAGPADAADGEKDAAFLVTHADDDSAVLRDVTSGQVHALSSNPGVEEGEAVEGVVAPDPPMNVSWQLVEVHERRFIAVEESDESPTQQSLDIAADQPVGDLTRVERAGTGELHVVSVPEADTADAVADVLADAETARARATRLGVNRIEVRSAPGVVVIRYMP from the coding sequence ATGACCGACCGAGACCCCGACGACTCCGAACTCGACGCCATCCGCGACGCGCTGGCGTCAGCGACCGACGACGCCGGCCCCGCCGACGCCGCCGACGGCGAGAAAGACGCGGCGTTCCTCGTCACGCACGCCGACGACGACTCCGCCGTCCTGCGCGACGTCACCTCCGGACAGGTCCACGCGCTCTCCTCGAACCCCGGCGTCGAGGAGGGTGAAGCCGTCGAGGGTGTCGTTGCGCCCGACCCGCCGATGAACGTCTCGTGGCAGCTCGTCGAGGTCCACGAGCGCCGCTTCATCGCCGTCGAGGAGAGCGACGAGTCGCCGACACAGCAGTCGCTCGACATCGCGGCCGACCAACCGGTCGGCGACCTCACGCGCGTCGAACGCGCCGGCACCGGCGAACTCCACGTCGTCTCGGTTCCAGAGGCCGACACCGCCGACGCCGTCGCTGACGTGCTCGCCGACGCCGAGACTGCCCGGGCACGCGCGACTCGCCTCGGCGTGAACCGCATCGAGGTCCGCTCGGCGCCGGGCGTGGTCGTGATCCGGTACATGCCCTGA
- a CDS encoding glucose-6-phosphate isomerase, translating to MNVDIGNALDGDLGLTREDLDALDDRVADAHDRIERGRADSEHGYAALNLPETCDPEPIRAAAAGFDPDHLLTVGIGGSALGAATLTDALGSGVDCRYLDNVDPVWVDRILADVDLSSTVVNVVSRSGTTAETLSNFLVVREAMERAGVDWTERTVVTTGEAGNLRAMADQHDLPALDVPDGVPGRFSALSTVGLFAAELAGVDLDALLSGAAAEADRLAGSLFESPAYAYGATTYALAERGATTNAMMPYAESLDRFAEWFAQLWAESLGKEGQGQTPARALGATDQHSQLQLYRAGPADKLVTLVRPREADDLAIPETDLEGLSYLGGSSLGDLLDAEFRATEASLAAAGRENVRIELDRVDEHGVGELLYGMEAACVLYGELAGVSTFTQPAVEWGKKAARGLLGGGDFAEADAVSDKRRLEVE from the coding sequence ATGAACGTCGACATCGGCAACGCACTCGACGGCGACTTGGGACTCACGCGCGAGGACCTCGACGCCCTCGACGACCGCGTCGCCGACGCCCACGACCGGATCGAACGCGGGCGCGCCGACAGCGAGCACGGCTACGCCGCGTTGAACCTCCCCGAGACGTGCGACCCCGAACCGATCCGCGCGGCCGCCGCCGGCTTCGACCCCGACCACCTCCTCACCGTCGGCATCGGCGGCAGCGCGTTGGGCGCGGCGACGCTCACGGACGCGCTCGGGAGCGGCGTCGACTGTCGCTACCTCGACAACGTCGACCCCGTCTGGGTCGACCGGATCCTCGCGGACGTGGACCTCTCCTCCACCGTGGTGAACGTCGTCTCGCGGTCGGGCACGACCGCCGAGACGCTGTCGAACTTCCTCGTCGTCCGCGAGGCGATGGAGCGCGCGGGCGTCGACTGGACCGAGCGCACCGTCGTCACGACCGGCGAGGCGGGCAACCTCCGGGCAATGGCCGACCAGCACGACCTGCCCGCGCTGGACGTGCCCGACGGCGTCCCCGGGCGCTTCTCGGCACTGTCGACCGTTGGGCTGTTCGCCGCGGAGTTGGCGGGCGTCGACCTCGACGCGCTGCTCTCGGGCGCGGCGGCGGAAGCCGACCGCCTCGCGGGGTCGCTGTTCGAGTCGCCCGCCTACGCTTACGGCGCGACGACCTACGCGCTCGCAGAACGTGGCGCGACGACGAACGCGATGATGCCGTACGCCGAGTCGCTCGACCGGTTCGCGGAGTGGTTCGCCCAACTGTGGGCGGAGTCGCTCGGCAAGGAGGGACAGGGGCAGACGCCGGCCCGGGCGCTCGGCGCGACGGACCAGCACAGTCAGTTGCAGTTGTACCGCGCCGGGCCCGCCGACAAACTCGTCACGCTCGTCCGCCCCCGCGAGGCCGACGATCTCGCCATCCCCGAGACCGACTTGGAAGGACTGTCGTACCTCGGTGGCTCGTCGCTCGGCGACCTGCTCGACGCCGAGTTCCGCGCGACGGAGGCGAGTCTCGCGGCCGCCGGGCGCGAGAACGTCCGGATCGAACTCGACCGCGTCGACGAGCACGGAGTCGGCGAGTTGCTGTACGGCATGGAGGCGGCGTGCGTCCTCTACGGGGAGCTCGCGGGGGTCTCGACGTTCACGCAACCGGCGGTCGAGTGGGGGAAGAAGGCCGCCCGCGGCCTGCTCGGCGGCGGCGACTTCGCCGAGGCCGACGCCGTGAGCGACAAGCGACGGCTGGAGGTGGAGTGA
- a CDS encoding transcription initiation factor IIB, whose amino-acid sequence MTTTRRERDRSAKQEADTVDPDEVDEADLVRTDDGELIHEPTGLIIEEDNVDRGPEWRAFNATERDRKSRVGSPMTQTMHDKGLTTSIDWRNRDASGRQLSAEKRSRMERLRTWQERIRTQDAGERNLQFALSEIERMSSAQGVPKSVREVASMIYRRALDEDLIRGRSIEAMATASLYAGCRQEGIPRSLDDFVGVARVERREIARAYRYISGELKLALKPVDPAEHVPRFCSKLGLPEDVKRRATRIVDETTVDGLHAGKSPTGYAAAAIYLASMLSDDKRTQSEIADVADVTVVTVRNRYKEQMEAIDPGSL is encoded by the coding sequence GTGACCACGACGAGACGCGAGCGCGACCGGTCAGCGAAGCAGGAGGCGGACACAGTCGACCCCGACGAGGTCGACGAGGCCGACCTCGTCCGCACCGACGACGGTGAGTTGATCCACGAGCCCACGGGGCTCATCATCGAGGAGGACAACGTCGACCGTGGTCCCGAGTGGCGCGCGTTCAACGCCACCGAGCGCGACCGGAAGAGCCGCGTCGGCTCGCCGATGACCCAGACGATGCACGACAAGGGTCTCACCACCAGCATCGACTGGCGCAACCGTGACGCGAGCGGTCGACAGCTGTCGGCGGAGAAGCGCTCCCGGATGGAGCGCCTTCGCACGTGGCAAGAGCGTATCCGCACACAAGACGCCGGCGAGCGCAACCTCCAGTTCGCGCTCTCGGAGATCGAACGGATGTCCTCGGCGCAGGGCGTCCCCAAGTCTGTCCGCGAAGTCGCGTCGATGATCTACCGGCGCGCCCTCGACGAAGACCTCATCCGCGGCCGGTCTATCGAGGCGATGGCGACGGCGAGCCTCTACGCTGGCTGTCGCCAGGAGGGGATCCCGCGCTCGCTCGACGACTTCGTCGGCGTCGCTCGCGTCGAGCGCCGTGAGATCGCCCGCGCGTACCGCTACATCTCGGGCGAACTCAAACTGGCGCTGAAGCCGGTCGACCCCGCCGAGCACGTCCCCCGCTTCTGCTCGAAACTCGGGCTCCCGGAGGACGTGAAGCGGCGTGCGACCCGGATCGTCGACGAGACGACCGTCGACGGCCTCCACGCCGGCAAGTCGCCGACGGGGTATGCCGCCGCGGCGATCTACCTCGCGTCGATGCTGTCCGACGACAAGCGGACCCAGTCGGAGATCGCAGACGTGGCCGACGTGACGGTCGTCACGGTGCGCAACCGCTACAAAGAGCAGATGGAAGCGATCGACCCCGGCTCGCTGTAG
- the rnhB gene encoding ribonuclease HII, whose protein sequence is MLGADEAGKGPVLGPMVAGAVRADPDAIPDDVDDSKRLTPERRQELDAVLREDDRVAVAVAHVGVDRIDAPDTDMNTLTVAGQAEALAQVARDGDRAVVDAGDVSESRFARRVADAVAAGAGEGANGVAVDVTAEHGADESYPVVAAASVVAKVERDRVVAELDEAYRDRGYDGVGSGYPSDPNTRQFLSEYVAREGTLPDCARRSWSTCDDVLAANEQSALDEF, encoded by the coding sequence ATGCTCGGCGCAGACGAGGCGGGGAAGGGACCCGTCCTCGGTCCGATGGTCGCGGGCGCGGTACGGGCCGACCCCGACGCCATCCCCGACGACGTGGACGACTCCAAGCGCCTCACGCCGGAGCGCAGGCAAGAACTCGACGCGGTCCTCCGCGAGGACGACCGCGTCGCCGTCGCGGTCGCCCACGTCGGCGTCGACCGCATCGACGCGCCAGACACGGACATGAACACCCTCACCGTCGCGGGGCAGGCCGAGGCGCTCGCGCAGGTCGCCCGCGACGGCGACCGCGCGGTCGTCGACGCCGGCGACGTGAGTGAGTCTCGGTTCGCCCGCCGCGTCGCCGACGCGGTGGCGGCGGGGGCCGGCGAGGGGGCCAACGGCGTCGCCGTCGACGTGACCGCCGAACACGGCGCCGACGAGTCGTACCCGGTCGTCGCTGCCGCGAGCGTGGTCGCGAAGGTAGAGCGCGACCGCGTGGTGGCCGAACTGGACGAGGCGTACCGCGACCGCGGCTACGACGGCGTCGGCAGCGGCTACCCATCGGATCCGAACACGCGCCAGTTCCTCAGCGAGTACGTCGCCCGCGAGGGGACGCTTCCGGACTGCGCCCGCCGGTCGTGGTCCACCTGCGACGACGTGCTCGCGGCGAACGAGCAGTCGGCGCTCGACGAATTCTGA